The Rosa rugosa chromosome 3, drRosRugo1.1, whole genome shotgun sequence sequence CATCCTTCTGCTCTTATTATTCTCACATTTTCTCCTCAAACCTCATTtagaaacaaaaataacaacATTACCAGACAAAATATAAACTACAATATTTTCCTCTCTCAATACTTCAGTAGACAACTACAAAATGTTGCATAAAGTATTCCATGGTACCCTCCATTCTCTTCATTTTCCCAATCCCACCAGTTGAGAAATCAAGTTCAACAAAAGATATTAAGCCCTCTCTATACACATCTATGGGATGTATCAAGCACATGCACTTCACTCCTCCACGCTAATCAATGATGCCAATCTCTCCAATTCAAACCATGACCTTGTTAATTATTacctgaaagaaaaaaagaacttaAGCGCAATTTCTTGTGTTAGATTCATAATTTCTCCTAAAACAATAAAAGTAAGAACCAAAACTATGATGAAATAATAGACAGAAGTCACTGAACCACAAATCCCATAGATAACTACGCAAGAGTGTATCAGGTATTTTTGCCAGTCCACAGATGCCAGCAAAACAATAAAGACAAGGGGAAAGAGAGGTtccaataatttttattttttggacaaTGCAAATCCAATAATTTTAAGGGAGCCACTAATAACATTTTTGTTTCGTACTACAGAAAAAAAGGAGATGAGTGACAAAGGGTTGGGGGAGAGGATGAGAGtacataaaattaaaaacaaaaaaccatttGAACTTTGTTCTTATTTTTAACTTTGTTCTGATTTCTAAAAAAGTCGTGTCTccctttttcttcctcttcaaaaATCATAAACATAAACCTAACAGGTTCTTAGAATTGATAAGCAACAATTTCTCCACATGCTAAAGAACAATTTTTCCCAGCTTGCCTCTCATTCATTACCATCAAGAAGATAAACTAACCTTTCTCAACCTCTCATCTCCTGGTTTTGTCAAGAACTTCAATGTATCTCTTTGGGATCCCATATTGTTCAATCAAGTGTTTTGCCAGATTCTCAATCACTCCACCTTGAACCAGAACCTCCAGCCCCTTCTTAcctaaaggaaaaacataagtGTATCATCAGTAACTCTCGGAAGGAATCCTCATAATGTGACGATAAATATTATCCCCAGACAATCTAACCGACTAAAGCGCATATGGAGTATGGGTAAAATGTTgttatatgtgtatatatacaagtatatatgtAAACCATAAATCAATATtaaaaaataagtaaataaaataaacaaaaaatatacaaATAATCACTTCCATGTCTCattgaaaaatatataaataaaggcAGAATCTACACGAAAATTTTCACAAATGTTAACCGGTCTAATAAAATACTACAGTCCACATAATGAGTCAAGACAGAAAAGATACTCTCCAATAAAAACTAATTCAGTGTGCATATTTGTGCCACACACCTGGTAGTTCTGCCACCGTTGTACTACAAGCGAACTTCTTTTGCAGCTCTGATGCCAAAGCTTCAGGATCCACTAAAAATGTTTCCAGCCCTGATAACTTGGTCATTTTCTTATTACCTTGCCGCCTTTCTGTCATTATCTGGACTGTTTTCAAACCACCTTTACGAACAACCGAGTCATTTCCCCTTGTCACAACGTGATGGGCTTGCATCCGGTTCACAAATGCTGCTCCTAAGTCTCTTTTATGAATTTCTGTAGGGTACGTTGAACCTTTCTTTATGGCCCCCTTGAACAGTGCATCACACAATATCGCATCCAAAATCACAATGGATTTATTTGTCGGCTTAACCAGGTTTTCCTTTTCAACATATTTAAACACAATGTCAGTGGCATCTGAAGCACTGTAAAGCTCGCCTGTGTCAGCACCTACAGAAGCAAATACTGGATTTACATGTACACTTGGTTTATAGATCTCAGCCACTTCAAGGATTTTGACCGACCGACTTTCACTGACAGCAGGAACACCAGTTTGAACAGCTTCTTCAACTTGTCGTTTCTCTGGCTTGAAAGATGAGTAATCTGGATGGCTGCGGTCAATAGAAAGTAATACAGACTCCTTCTTATATTTATCTTCCTTCACTCTAATCTGCAGAGATGTTTGGGTGCCAACATTATAAAAACCACTAGCAAAGACAATATGGATTTAAATCACAGGAAGCTTAATTCAACCAGTCTCTGTCACTCTCTACTATGGCTATAAACCTCACCCCCTTTTAGAATGTATCAGAGAGTTAAGCTGAGATATGAAAGAGACTCAAAAGTCTTCACAAGTTACTACTAGCAAATACACTAAACTGAAGAAAGTTTAGACAGTGGTCTTCTATTGTATAGATCATTATTAACAAGACTCGGAAGTCTTCACAAGTTAGCACTACCAAATACACTAAACTGAAGAAAGTTTAAACAGTAGTTGTGTATGGATCATTATTAAACTAAACTGACAAAGTTTGCCCATGTCTAAAAGTTTAAACAAACCACGTATACACTATGACTATTAAATACAATGAAGaatcaccaaaaagaaaaaatactgCTGAATAATTAGGTAAAGGTTATTGACTATACAACTGGTTATTTAGAACAGAAGATTCTATTGTTTTTTTACTCGTATGTATTAACTTCAGAAAGCTCATAGAAATCTGGCATAAAATACTTTTACAAACATATACAAAGGGAGAATTGGAGGTAAAACCAATAATGCCTTTCCTGATGCTCAAAATCATTTGAACAATTTTGTGTATGCATCTCAAATACTATAACCCAATTCTGCATGAGCCCTGAATATAATAGAGATTTATACTATAACTTGATCAGTAATTGGcagaaatataaaagaaaaataaaattttcaaatattgtcAAGAATACAGAGCAACAAAACCATGCATTAATACATAAAGGTGCTGACCGCTGACAACACCATAAGGATGTGCAGAATGTTTTCAGAATCAAAACTAGAAAAATACCAATATAGCTAACCCTCAAAATGACTAGGTTAAAACTAAAAAAAGTGGTCACTTATGAGAAAGAGGAAAATGAAAGCATAGCGCACCAATCCTGTAGAACATTTAGCTTGCAACCACTTTGATAATTTCTTGTGTGATGATTTCTTGATGTCTAGTGTGATGCCTGAAGGCCTACAAGGTAAAACATAGTTTGACCTGCAGAACCACAAAACAAATCATGAATTCTTATAAATGAAGTATATGCACAGGGAGGGTAGAGAGAGATCATGCAAAGTTTCACAAAGATTATATCTTTACCATACCATAGAGTGCTTCCGGGCATGGGAAGGTCTTTGTCTTTGACAGTTGTATGCAATGCTTGCAAAAGGCATTTTTCCAAAAGCATGTCCACATCCTCGGCCGAAAGAGGATGTTGATCCTCCCCAGTCGACTGATTAGCAGAATCATCATCTGTTAGCTTCAGATCACCTACACTTGCAGTTACTTCCTCAGCAATCTCATTCCTAACATCAATCGGTGCAACCGAAGCAGAACTTGGTTCAGACTGCACATCAGCAACATCAACATGTTGCCCCATTTCCTTATCATCAATGCCATTCAGTTGATCATGTGATCCATCATTTGCACCATTATATGAATCAGAAATTTGAGCTGATGACAAGGTAGAATCCTCAAAAACAGCATCTTCTAAGAAACCTGCATTTGGCACATAAGGGCCCTCAACTGATTccctgaagaaaaaaaaatatattccaCAACAATGTTAACCAACAGAAGTTTTCTATGTGTCAATCATATAATTCATATCTCTATGTCAATTCCCACAGATACTTGCCAAAGTAAGTCACCATAATAGTGAGCAATTTTTAAGGCTTTTCCACGCAATCCAGCTTTTAATGCTTCAGTGCAACTCATTGTAGTAGTTCCCACCTGTAAAGATATTGACCAGTAAGAAGATTATGACCTAACTTTAGTTACATAAATAGATGAACCAAGGGTTGTCTCAAAACATAGCATATACTATTTGCACAGAAGCTTACAGCAATGGGAGCTGGATTTCCTGGAACTTTAACCGCCCATGCTTCCCCAGCTATAAACGATGGTAAACCTTCAGCAGGTATGCTGATACCGGGAAACATCAAATCTGCCCCTCCAATAACATATCGAGAAACCTCGCCCCCTTTCAGCATGAAAGAAGGCAAGAGATCAGGGACCTTCCAGAGGGCATAAACTGAAACGGAAAACAATCAACAAAACAAAGCTGTGAATAGCCTGCAGATATGATAGCAGagcttcttcatattttcattgaCCCAAAGCAGGAAGTGAGATTAATGAATATGTTATATTGACCCAATATTTCTGTTCCTCTCAGATAGTCTTGAGAGCCCTTTAAGGTCAAGCTAAGACCAACTTCATTGAAAACAACTAACCAGTTAAGTGTGGCAGACCACATActagaaaaaaaggaaagaaaggaaaaaaaaaaaaaaaatgcaagaaCAAATAAGGAGAAGAGAACGGAAAACAAGGACATGATACCTGTGGGAAAAATTTCTTTGCCACGGCCGTCAATATCAAAAAACATAGGAAAGCCTCCCTCTATGCCATATACAAGGACTCGATTTTGATACTTTGAAACCTTTATCTCCACCTTGAGATTAATTCGATACAAAATATACAGTAGTCAGTAACTAACATTATATGATGCTCAGTTCCAACcattccaaaataaataaatcctaTACCAAAACTTGTCCAACTTATTTCTTCTGTAATTTGGTGCAACCTGATTGAAATTGACACTATCTAGGTGGAAAATGGTATAAGAATTATTCCAATGAGAAGCATAAATAACGGAGAATCATACAGGATGTGGAAGGCGTTTTTGCCGGACGGGTAGGATCGGGACCACCCGGTGGTCAATGTGTTCGGGCCGAACGCGGTGGATATTTCGGGGGTTGATTTTCCGGCGACGATTGTGTTTGATCCGTTGGGGGATTTGATCCGTTGCAGGATTGGCAGAAGAGATACTACGAGGGATTGAAGAAACGCGGGAAACAAGCGGAGCTGGTGGTGTTTCCGAACGCCATTCATACTTTCTATGCTTATCCTGAGTTGGATGACTCTTCTGTGTTTATTAACAGAGTCAGGGATTTTGTGCAATCGCAATTAGTTAATGCTACTTTCAGACATTAACGTACGGAGTCATCAATTATATTGTTTtttgatctccaatttggtgtcaaatttttttttttttttcaggataTATAAATGGCAGTGAAATAAAAGAGACATTCAAAATCTAAATATTGCTGCTTCATCGAGCAAAGAATCAATCACACGCTCACACCGGCAGGGTAGGCATAATTATCCAAATGAAAAATAAGAAGCATCAACTTGCATGTGTTCAAGACAAgaattcaattttttatttttttttattttttttattttaaagagaATCAAAGGGTTCATGACTTCGTATATAGGTAGTGGATGCCCTAATCACTAagctaacaaaaaaaaaaaaaaaaaaagacaagaaTTCAATTCATTTtcacagaaaataaaaaaaatgcattaaCCACTTTTCTGGTCACTAGGTCCTGCCCCGTCAAGCTCAAGTCTTTTAAATCTTTTTGGATGaggttcttcttcctcttcctgacCTGCACCAGTTGCAGTACTACTAGATGCTGCATCTTCCTCATACACCATATGGACCCCACACTTCTTCACTCGCACAATTTGCTCATCCATTTCTCCCCCCACGTGGAAGCTAGATGTAAATGAGAATTCAAGCTGATAGTAGATATCTTGCCACTCATAGTCAAAGTTATAATCATCACCATCACGGTGCCCACAGAAGAACCAAATGTGATCCAACACATATATATTCAACTTTCCCGTAAACCGTAGACCACAGCGACCGATGAATTCTCCATTGGCCGTCAATGAGCAATGCAAGCCAAACTCAGCCAAAGGCAGTGGTTTGAGGAGTCTATACACGACACACCAGGCAAATCCCTTCCACTTGTTACTAAACCAACCTGGATGCAGCTCTACAGTTATCGAATACCCCACACTTTGGTGATTGTACCACTCTGGTATTTCATTTCCAGGAGCAATAAGGCTAAATAAATGAGGTTTAGAATGTACTGAATGTGGAAACTTAAGGTAGCGTGTTAGCAATGAAAGTGCTGGACTTTTCCAGCTTTCATTCTCCACCATTTTGAAACGGTTAACACTCATCAATTTCTCTATTTGATTGGATAATGTGTCTAATGAAATGCAGTTGCTGAGGCATACACATGAACAAGTTGGAAGCTCTGGCAATGACTGAAGCTTGCAGCACGAATCCAAGTGAAGACATTCAAGTCTAGAGAGTTGCCTGATGCTCTCAGGTAGTCTAACAAATTGATTTTCGCCCAAATCTAACACTGTTAACGAGGACAAGCATCCAAAATCATTGGGGATTTCAGAAAGATTGCAGTCACTTAGATCCAGTTTGGTTAATGAATGCAAACCAGACAAACTAGCCAATGACAATCCTGCCGGGATGTGACTTCTTTTTCGAAATAACTGAAAAGATTTGAACATCATATTCCATGATTTAGGTGATTGCCCTTTACATCCAGCAAGAGATAATTGTTTGAGGTTTTTCAAAAGACCAATAAAGGAGGGCACTTCTCTCATGCCACTTCCACTCACATCAAGCTTCTCCAAACAGGCAACAAGACCGAACTCATCTGGCAATTTATCAAGCTTTGAGCAACCAGAAAGATTGAGATATTTCAGAGATTTTAAGCCACCTACACTGCTTGGAAGACACACAAGATGTTTGCAATCTCTCAAGGACATAGAAACAAGTCCTTCAAGCATGCCAATTGAGCAAGGCAGTTCTCGTATAGAAGTCCCACTCGCATCAACCTTTTCCAAACACACTATATGGCCCAGCTCCTTTGGCAATTTGTCAAGCTTTGAGCAACCAGAAATATTAACAACTTTGAGAGATTTTAAGCCACCTACACTGCTTGGAAGACACACAAGATGTTTGCAATCTCTCAAGGACATAGAAACAAGTCCTTCAAGCATGCCAATTGAGCAAGGTAGTTCTTGTATAGAAGTTCCACTTGCATAAACCTCTTCCAAACACGCTAGACGGCCCAACTCCTCTGGCAAGTTGTTAAGCTTTGAGCAACCAGAAATATTAACAATTTTGAGAGATTTTAGGCCACCTACACTTATTGGAAGACACATGAGATCTTTGCAATCTTCCATTTCCAGCAGAAGAAGTCTTTCAAGCCTTCCAATAGAAGAAGGTAGTTCTCTTATGCTGGTGCCATTCACATGAAGCTCCTCCAAACTTTCTAAATGACCCATGTCATTCGGTAGTTTCTTAAGCTTTGAGCAACCAGAAAGATTAAGAACTTTGAGAGATTTTAAGCCACTTACACTGCTTGCAAAATGCACTAGATTCTTGCAATCTTTCAAGTTCAGCACAGTAAGTTTTTCAAGCACTTCAATCCCTGGGTCAACCTCATACAATCGTGTACAACCTTCCAGAAACAGAAGCTCAAGATGTGGCATACCTTTAAAGTTTGGGGTGTTGACAAGATTCAAAGAGTTGCTGAGTTTAACGGTTTTCAAATTGTATAAACTCTGTCAAGTAAAAGCATAAGAAAATTAGCTTTCATATTCAACAATTTCTTCTGTAAGTAataaattattatgtaattactTGATACCTCTATTTCCAACGGAAAATGTTCAATGCAACTATGGCACATGTTAAGTTCGAGTAGCTTCTCAGGGTTGAAATCCGATGGGAGAGATTTCAAGGGATACCCGGTCCAATTAAGAATCCGCAAACTATTAGGAAGACATTCTAGCCCATTCGGTAGGTTCCCATTCTTAATGACAAGATATCTCAATCTGTTCATCATCGAAAAGGATTTAGCATTCACCCTCACCTTTACTCCAAGCTCAATTGAGTCCAGAACAATGCCTTCCATTGCTTCTGTTCCCTATTAAACATCACCAATATAAAATATCAGGGCCAAGAAAATGAGGATATTAGACTACCTTTTCATTAGCAAATGTAACTAAAATTTTCTTATACCAAAATCTCTTACAGTATTGTTGGTCAAGACATGTTTGACGTCTTCAGCTTGCCATAACCTACTGCGCCTGCCTGGCTCATTAGTAGATTGCCGACGGACAATTTCCCGACCCATTTTTTGGATCAAATCGTGCATCCATAGTCTTCCATGTGAAACAGTCAAGAGAGATCTTTCGGTAAGAACTTTTATTCCAATAATTGCAGAAACATCGCAACTGATCAGTATCTCTGTTACTCGGTCTTTTGTCTTTCCGCAAAAGAAGCATGAAATGTCTAGGAATATTGTCTTTTCTTCATCATCTAGACCATCATAACTTGTTTTAAGTATGTCAAAAATTTCCAAGTTACAGACTCTTCCTAGTTTTCTCAATGCACTGTTCCATTCACTTTGATCTCTTCCATGCAAAAACGAGCCCAGTACTTCAAGAGCTAAAGGGAGACCTTTGGCATAATTTATGAAAGATTTAGACAAATCAAGAAAATCTTCTTCAGGGTAACCTTTTTTGAATGCTTTCTGGCTGAAAAGCTGAAGAGAATCCACATCATTAAATTCCTCAACCTTCAATCTTCTCTCCACTCCATGTTCGATCAATAAACGCTCATTTCTAGTTGTGATGAGAACTCTACTCCCTGAACCAAACCACTCTTCACTTCCTGCCAAAAATTTCAAATGGCTTGAATggttcacatcatcaagaatgAGAAGAACCTTTTTGTGACCTAACAACCTCCTCATTATGGTGGCTCCTTCATGAAGGTCTGATATGTCAGCCATTTTTGTCCAAATCCCAGAGAGAAGTTGCTTTTGTAGATTTAGGAGACCACTTCTTTCAACGGAGTCTCTAACATCGGTAAGACGGAAGCTAACTTCAAATTCATGAGAGATTCTCTCATACACCGCTCTTACCATAGTTGTCTTACCAATCCCGCCCATTCCCCATATCCCAATGAAGCGGACGTCATCCACCCCTACGTCTAAAAGCAAATTAACTGGATGCAATCTTGAGTAAATTCCAACTAGATTTTCTGCATAACTGTATGATGTAGGTTGCAATCTTTTACATATATCTTCAACAATGTCTCTAATGAGCTTTGATTCATACCTACAACACATAATAGGCTAAACTTATCAGGTTATTGATATGAAGATTAATTTAGTTTACGAAAATGTCTCTGCATTGGACTTAATTTCTTTTATATTCTTGTAATGACATTTAAAAAGCCTCATAAGCTCAATAGGTTATCTGCCTATATTATTTGTGAATAACATAATGAAGAGCAGAAAAATTAATTATTTGTAAATTAAGGAAATGGAAAGAGTATATGTATACCATTCCTTTGAATTCCACCCAGAGAGACTTGCCACTTCTGTTAGAGCATATCTCCACCTTCGCACTTTCTCTATGCCATCCCGAAACCTTTCTTCATGATTAGTGAAGGCTTCTCTAAAGCTCCCTGTTTGCTTTCGTACATCAGAGGGATCGACATCATAGAAAATTGGCAGCACCGTTTCTCTTTCTTTCATACATTCAAGAATTGTTACaagttcatccaagcaccatGTTGACGATGCATAATTTTGTGAGAGAACAATGAGAGCAAATCTTGATTCTTTAATTGCAGCAAAAAGTGCTGGAGAAATCGCTTGCCCTTTGTGAAGCTCAGGATCATCCCTGAAAGTTATGATTCCGTGATGATCCAATGCAGTGTATAAATGGTCTGTAAAAGCCTTTCGAGTATCCTCGCCTCTAAAACTCAAAAAGACATCATATTGCCACCGAGGAGGTGAAGAACTCTCTGTGCTCATTTCCAATTGACCCTACTGTCCTGTTGCATAGAAAACAGAAATAATGATGGATTTCTCTGTAAATCCACTATATATGAACATTCATTCTAATAAACGAATCGAATATGAAGTGACAAACATTAGTTGCTTTGCTTTTTGGTGGGAAATTAATTTGATTACAAGTAATTTTGAATAGAAATTCATAAACAATTGGCATTAAAGCCTCTTTTACAACAAATCATCAGCAGAGCTGCAGAAATACTaggaaacaaaaaataaacGCCAAATATTATACTGAAACGAATGGTAGATATATAGCAAAACGACGTAGATAAGGAGAAATTAATGGTGTTTTAACCTGAGTTTGGGGTCAATTTGGACTTGCGGTTCAGTCTTCAAATATGGGAATCGCGTAGCAGCAGTACTTGAACAGAAAATATAACAAGATCGAGAAGCAAGCAAGGACGAGACTGAGATCGAGAAGTGTAGATTtagtgagattttttttttttggcaaagtagATTTAGTGAGATTAGAGAGACTAGCTGAAAGAAATGGGTGACGATAGATCTAGATCGTGAAGACTTCAGTAGGAGGAGACTCCGGTCTTCAGACTTTACCAGTCAGTCAATGCGATCCCAGTCAGCTGGGGCCCACCgcatttgttttgttgttgCAAGCAGACTCGAACCCATGTCAATCGGTCACGTTACCTTTTGACAAAAGAAAGATAAAGGTACTTCCTTTTCCAGTCAAAAGGTGTATAGTGTATGCTAGTGGGGTTGCCTTTAACAAAACCAAGTGCGGATTCCATCGTGTTCCTCGCTCCTTCATGTTCTTTCCAAGAACCTTACTGTTGAGAATGTGAAATCGTTGCACgcattagaaaaataaaaccttGCAAAAGAGTTTGGGTTATTCCGTTTATTGCCCATTGATTTATGCTCATCATATATCATGAAAATAAAGCGGGTTAGTCCACACGCTAATGGGCACCGCCCATCAGCCATGGCAGCGGTAGTGGGAGTGCGGAGGCCGAACCAGATAAACTGctactatgtttttttttttttttgaaaaaaaactgCTACTATGTTTGGAAGAGGCAACatctttaaaacttaaaagCTTAACTGAGAACCAGCCTGAGCGGTCAAGGGTGATTCCAAACTGGATGAGCTGGGAAAGGTTCAGCAGATTTTCCCCGTTCTCtaatatttttcttctgtcATAAGTTCATAACTAATGATCATCCttcaattaatttttatttttattctatgACTTGCATATACAATTATTTGTTCTCCTTGCCTCCTATTCATCATCCTTCTGCTCCAATCCTGTTCTTATCATTCACACATTTTCTCCTCAAACCTCATTTAGAAACAAAACTAAGAACATTACCAGACAAAACATAAACTACAGTATTTTCCTCTCTCAATACTTCAATAGACAACTACAAAATGTTGCATAAAGTATTCCATGGCACCCTCCATTCTCTTCATTTTCCCAATCCCACCAGTTGAGAAATCAAGTTCAAAAAAAGATATTAAGCCCTCTCCATACACATCTATGGGATGTATCAAGCACATGCACTTCACTCCTCCACGCTAATCAATGATGCCAATCTCTCCAATTCAAACCATGACCTTGTTAATTATTacctgaaagaaaaaaagaacttaAGCGCAATTTCTTGTGTCAGATTCATAATTTCTCCTAAAACAATAAAAGTAAGAACCAAAACTATGATGAAATAATAGACTGAAGTCACTGAACCGCAAATCCCATAGATAAAAGTACATGAGCGCAATTTCTTGTGTTAGATTCATAGTTTCTCCTAAAACAATAAAAGTAAGAACCAAAACTATGATGAAATAATAGACTGAAGTCACTGAACCACAAATCCCTTAGATAACTACGCGTATCAGGTATTTTTGCCAGTCCACAGATGCCAGCAAATCAATAAAGACAAGGGGAAAGAGAGGTtccaataatttttattttttggacaaTGCAAATCCAATAATTTTAAGGGAGCCACTAACAACATTTTTGTTTCGTACTACAGAAAAAAAGGAGACGAGTGAAAAAGGGGTGGAGGAGAGGATGAGAGtacataaaattaaaaacaaaaaaccatttGAACTTTGTTCTTATTTCTGAAAAAGTCGTGTCTccctttttcttcctcttcaaaaATCATAAACATAAACCAAACAGGTTCTTAGAattgaaaagcaacaatttCTCCACATGCTAAAGAACAATTTTTCCCAGCTTGCCTCTCATTCATTACCATCAAGAAGATATACTAACCTTTCTCAACCTCTCATCTCCTGGTTTTGTCAAGAACTTCAATGTATCTCTTTGGGATCCCATATTGTTCAATCAAGTGTTTTGCCAGATTCTCAATCACTCCACCTTGAACCAGAACCTCCAGCCCCTTCTTAcctaaaggaaaaacataagtGTATCATCAGTAACTCTCGGAAGGAATCC is a genomic window containing:
- the LOC133741464 gene encoding uncharacterized protein LOC133741464 isoform X2; translated protein: MFKKGVEARSHQRLSGADRKKLKRTVKERFPRASDADIDALLPPKVEIKVSKYQNRVLVYGIEGGFPMFFDIDGRGKEIFPTVYALWKVPDLLPSFMLKGGEVSRYVIGGADLMFPGISIPAEGLPSFIAGEAWAVKVPGNPAPIAVGTTTMSCTEALKAGLRGKALKIAHYYGDLLWESVEGPYVPNAGFLEDAVFEDSTLSSAQISDSYNGANDGSHDQLNGIDDKEMGQHVDVADVQSEPSSASVAPIDVRNEIAEEVTASVGDLKLTDDDSANQSTGEDQHPLSAEDVDMLLEKCLLQALHTTVKDKDLPMPGSTLWSNYVLPCRPSGITLDIKKSSHKKLSKWLQAKCSTGLIRVKEDKYKKESVLLSIDRSHPDYSSFKPEKRQVEEAVQTGVPAVSESRSVKILEVAEIYKPSVHVNPVFASVGADTGELYSASDATDIVFKYVEKENLVKPTNKSIVILDAILCDALFKGAIKKGSTYPTEIHKRDLGAAFVNRMQAHHVVTRGNDSVVRKGGLKTVQIMTERRQGNKKMTKLSGLETFLVDPEALASELQKKFACSTTVAELPGKKGLEVLVQGGVIENLAKHLIEQYGIPKRYIEVLDKTRR
- the LOC133741464 gene encoding uncharacterized protein LOC133741464 isoform X4, whose product is MFFDIDGRGKEIFPTVYALWKVPDLLPSFMLKGGEVSRYVIGGADLMFPGISIPAEGLPSFIAGEAWAVKVPGNPAPIAVGTTTMSCTEALKAGLRGKALKIAHYYGDLLWESVEGPYVPNAGFLEDAVFEDSTLSSAQISDSYNGANDGSHDQLNGIDDKEMGQHVDVADVQSEPSSASVAPIDVRNEIAEEVTASVGDLKLTDDDSANQSTGEDQHPLSAEDVDMLLEKCLLQALHTTVKDKDLPMPGSTLWSNYVLPCRPSGITLDIKKSSHKKLSKWLQAKCSTGLIRVKEDKYKKESVLLSIDRSHPDYSSFKPEKRQVEEAVQTGVPAVSESRSVKILEVAEIYKPSVHVNPVFASVGADTGELYSASDATDIVFKYVEKENLVKPTNKSIVILDAILCDALFKGAIKKGSTYPTEIHKRDLGAAFVNRMQAHHVVTRGNDSVVRKGGLKTVQIMTERRQGNKKMTKLSGLETFLVDPEALASELQKKFACSTTVAELPGKKGLEVLVQGGVIENLAKHLIEQYGIPKRYIEVLDKTRR
- the LOC133741463 gene encoding TMV resistance protein N-like; its protein translation is MSTESSSPPRWQYDVFLSFRGEDTRKAFTDHLYTALDHHGIITFRDDPELHKGQAISPALFAAIKESRFALIVLSQNYASSTWCLDELVTILECMKERETVLPIFYDVDPSDVRKQTGSFREAFTNHEERFRDGIEKVRRWRYALTEVASLSGWNSKEWYESKLIRDIVEDICKRLQPTSYSYAENLVGIYSRLHPVNLLLDVGVDDVRFIGIWGMGGIGKTTMVRAVYERISHEFEVSFRLTDVRDSVERSGLLNLQKQLLSGIWTKMADISDLHEGATIMRRLLGHKKVLLILDDVNHSSHLKFLAGSEEWFGSGSRVLITTRNERLLIEHGVERRLKVEEFNDVDSLQLFSQKAFKKGYPEEDFLDLSKSFINYAKGLPLALEVLGSFLHGRDQSEWNSALRKLGRVCNLEIFDILKTSYDGLDDEEKTIFLDISCFFCGKTKDRVTEILISCDVSAIIGIKVLTERSLLTVSHGRLWMHDLIQKMGREIVRRQSTNEPGRRSRLWQAEDVKHVLTNNTGTEAMEGIVLDSIELGVKVRVNAKSFSMMNRLRYLVIKNGNLPNGLECLPNSLRILNWTGYPLKSLPSDFNPEKLLELNMCHSCIEHFPLEIESLYNLKTVKLSNSLNLVNTPNFKGMPHLELLFLEGCTRLYEVDPGIEVLEKLTVLNLKDCKNLVHFASSVSGLKSLKVLNLSGCSKLKKLPNDMGHLESLEELHVNGTSIRELPSSIGRLERLLLLEMEDCKDLMCLPISVGGLKSLKIVNISGCSKLNNLPEELGRLACLEEVYASGTSIQELPCSIGMLEGLVSMSLRDCKHLVCLPSSVGGLKSLKVVNISGCSKLDKLPKELGHIVCLEKVDASGTSIRELPCSIGMLEGLVSMSLRDCKHLVCLPSSVGGLKSLKYLNLSGCSKLDKLPDEFGLVACLEKLDVSGSGMREVPSFIGLLKNLKQLSLAGCKGQSPKSWNMMFKSFQLFRKRSHIPAGLSLASLSGLHSLTKLDLSDCNLSEIPNDFGCLSSLTVLDLGENQFVRLPESIRQLSRLECLHLDSCCKLQSLPELPTCSCVCLSNCISLDTLSNQIEKLMSVNRFKMVENESWKSPALSLLTRYLKFPHSVHSKPHLFSLIAPGNEIPEWYNHQSVGYSITVELHPGWFSNKWKGFAWCVVYRLLKPLPLAEFGLHCSLTANGEFIGRCGLRFTGKLNIYVLDHIWFFCGHRDGDDYNFDYEWQDIYYQLEFSFTSSFHVGGEMDEQIVRVKKCGVHMVYEEDAASSSTATGAGQEEEEEPHPKRFKRLELDGAGPSDQKSG